A genomic region of Pelodiscus sinensis isolate JC-2024 chromosome 1, ASM4963464v1, whole genome shotgun sequence contains the following coding sequences:
- the LOC102460600 gene encoding olfactory receptor 51E1-like: MSASTNSSAGTSAFILIGIPGLEASHFWLAFLLGALYLFTVLGNGTIIYIIRAEQSLHEPMYLFLCMLAAIDILISTSTMPRMMDLLWFNSTAIEFDACLVQMFCIHSLSGMESTILLAMAFDRYVAICCPLRHAAILTSPRIAKIGLAAVMRGAALMAPLPIFIKGLPFCRSRVLSHSYCLHQDVMKLACADIKVNIIYGLIVIISAVGLDSLLISLSYVFILRAALRLSQEARLKALSTCLSHVCAVFLFYVPFIGLSMVHRFGNTHGSSVHVVMANVHLMVPPVLNPIVYGVKTKQIRQRFARLFQRTPRGWDFSASA, encoded by the coding sequence ATGTCAGCTTCCACCAACAGCAGTGCCGGCACGTCCGCTTTCATCTTGATTgggatcccagggctggaggcaTCTCATTTCTGGCTGGCTTTCCTTCTTGGCGCTTTGTACCTGTTCACTGTGCTGGGGAATGGCACCATTATTTACATCATCCGAGCCGAAcaaagcctccatgagcccatgtaccttttcctctgcatgctggccgccATCGATATCCTGATCTCCACCTCCACCATGCCCAGAATGATGGACCTCCTCTGGTTCAACTCCACTGCCATTGAGTTCGACGCCTGCCTGGTCCAGATGTTCTGCATCCACTCTCTCTCAGGCATGGAGTCCAccatcctgctggccatggctttcgaccgctacgtggccatctgctgCCCCCTGCGGCACGCTGCCATTCTCACCAGCCCCCGCATAGCCAAGATCGGGCTGGCGGCGGTAATGAGAGGCGCTGCTTTGATGGCCCCCTTGCCCATTTTTATTAAAGGACTGCCCTTCTGCAGGTCCCGAGTCCTCTCCCATTCCTACTGCTTGCACCAGGACGTGATGAAGCTGGCCTGTGCCGACATAAAGGTCAACATCATCTATGGCTTGATTGTTATTATCTCTGCCGTCGGGCTGGACTCCCTGCTGATCTCCCTGTCGTACGTCTTCATTCTCCGGGCCGCCTTGAGGCTGAGCCAGGAGGCCCGGCTCAAGGCGCTGAGCACTTGCCTCTCCCACGTCTGCGCAGTCTTCCTGTTCTACGTGCCCTTCATTGGCCTATCCATGGTGCACAGGTTCGGGAACACCCATGGTTCCAGCGTCCACGTCGTAATGGCCAATGTCCACTTGATGGTGCCCCCGGTGCTCAACCCAATCGTGTATGGGGTGAAAACTAAGCAGATCCGACAAAGGTTTGCGAGGTTGTTCCAAAGAACTCCTCGTGGTTGGGACTTTTCAGCCAGTGCATAG